A single Desulfuromonas sp. DNA region contains:
- a CDS encoding TraR/DksA C4-type zinc finger protein translates to MDNQQLEDAKQRLLQMRQEVIQDVQGAYAACRELGQDGVPDIGDMSATTYSRDVLFNLSETQQRKLRDIDAALDRLANGEYAICVRCEEEIPPKRMDVRPFSRYCVDCKTEVEKFGE, encoded by the coding sequence ATGGACAATCAGCAGTTGGAAGATGCCAAGCAGCGTCTGCTGCAGATGCGCCAGGAGGTCATCCAGGATGTCCAGGGGGCGTATGCCGCCTGCCGGGAACTGGGACAGGACGGCGTACCGGACATCGGCGACATGTCCGCCACCACCTACAGCAGGGACGTTCTGTTCAACCTCAGCGAAACCCAGCAGCGCAAGCTGCGCGACATCGATGCGGCCCTCGATCGGCTCGCCAACGGGGAATACGCCATCTGCGTTCGTTGCGAAGAGGAAATCCCCCCAAAGCGCATGGACGTACGTCCCTTTTCCCGCTACTGCGTGGACTGCAAGACCGAAGTGGAAAAGTTCGGCGAATAG
- a CDS encoding tetratricopeptide repeat protein codes for MTIMSILLLIIFFLAFFIYFSDLNPQDISIVYFSDHTLTTSLTVLLVACILIGLSIGYMAHIFSSMRHLVKHWKRDRVDKKARDITATYREGVGRLLSGDVKKAGSLLQKALERDPSRVDIHIALASVHLHEGNPQDGINVLLKARDIEPKNLEVLFKLATTYLAADQDESAEQAFEDILNIDSGNRKALRSLRDLHVRLGHWPQAMELQKRVLKAGPSGARLEEEKHKLLCLRYEIARQALGEEPGKAEIKELQDIAKHASDFTPARVSLGDAYRTQGRPDEAARVWQEGYLALGKSVFLSRLEDLYLDAEDPASLLGFYRTAVAERGDDLMFRLFYGKLCLRLEMVDEALDQLHVVEGAGVDTPQLHLLLGEASRRRDRIEEAIEEYKKALGADRQLRFGYVCESCTEPVSEWESRCQTCGTWGSFALAGRQAITKARPAEMREIYHGERSA; via the coding sequence ATGACGATCATGTCCATTCTGCTGCTGATCATCTTCTTTCTAGCCTTCTTCATCTATTTCTCCGACCTCAACCCCCAGGACATCTCGATCGTCTACTTCTCCGACCACACCCTCACCACCTCGCTGACGGTCCTGCTTGTGGCCTGCATACTGATCGGGCTGTCCATCGGCTACATGGCTCACATCTTCAGCAGCATGCGCCACCTGGTGAAGCACTGGAAGCGGGACCGGGTGGATAAAAAAGCCCGTGACATCACCGCCACCTACCGCGAAGGGGTCGGCAGGCTCCTCTCCGGAGACGTGAAAAAGGCCGGCTCCCTGTTGCAGAAGGCCCTCGAGCGCGATCCCTCGCGGGTCGACATCCACATCGCCCTGGCCAGTGTCCATCTCCACGAGGGCAATCCCCAGGACGGGATCAACGTCCTGCTCAAGGCCCGGGATATCGAGCCAAAAAACCTGGAGGTTCTGTTCAAGCTGGCCACAACCTACTTGGCCGCCGATCAGGACGAAAGCGCGGAACAGGCCTTCGAGGACATCCTGAACATCGATAGCGGCAACCGCAAGGCGCTGCGCTCCCTGCGCGACCTGCACGTCAGGCTCGGGCACTGGCCGCAGGCCATGGAACTGCAGAAACGGGTCCTCAAGGCAGGCCCCAGCGGGGCGCGCCTGGAGGAGGAGAAACACAAACTGCTCTGCCTGCGCTATGAAATCGCCCGCCAGGCCCTCGGCGAAGAGCCGGGCAAGGCCGAGATCAAGGAACTCCAGGACATCGCCAAGCATGCGAGCGATTTCACCCCGGCCCGGGTCTCCCTCGGGGACGCCTACCGGACTCAGGGCCGGCCCGATGAGGCGGCCCGGGTCTGGCAGGAAGGCTACCTGGCCCTCGGAAAGAGCGTTTTCCTGTCGCGCCTGGAGGATCTCTACCTCGATGCAGAGGATCCCGCCTCCCTCCTTGGCTTCTACCGCACAGCCGTCGCCGAGCGCGGCGACGACCTCATGTTCCGGCTGTTCTACGGCAAACTCTGCCTGCGCCTGGAGATGGTGGACGAAGCCCTCGATCAACTGCATGTCGTGGAGGGCGCCGGGGTCGACACCCCACAGCTCCATCTGCTTCTGGGAGAGGCGAGCCGCCGCCGCGACCGCATCGAGGAAGCCATCGAGGAATACAAGAAGGCCTTGGGAGCCGACCGCCAGCTGCGCTTCGGCTACGTCTGCGAATCGTGCACGGAACCAGTCTCCGAGTGGGAAAGCCGCTGCCAGACATGCGGCACCTGGGGCAGTTTCGCCCTCGCCGGCCGCCAGGCGATCACCAAGGCCCGCCCCGCCGAAATGCGGGAGATCTATCACGGAGAAAGAAGCGCATGA
- the nadD gene encoding nicotinate-nucleotide adenylyltransferase, whose translation MKTGILGGTFNPVHLAHLRIAEEVREVCGLDRVLFLPAAAPPHKSVAEDVPFARRLEIVRLAIADNPSFAASDLEARREGKSYSVQTLEILQRENPGDELFFIIGMDSFRDLASWHQYPRLFDLANLVVAMRPGASDKDPPSLLPVAMQGEFCYDYSSKSLRHRSGRSVKFLEETQLDISSTHIRQLVAVGRSIRYLVPAAVADFIASHGLYRGRERS comes from the coding sequence ATGAAAACAGGCATACTCGGCGGCACCTTCAACCCGGTCCACCTGGCCCACCTGCGCATCGCCGAGGAGGTGCGCGAGGTCTGCGGACTGGACCGGGTACTGTTTCTGCCGGCGGCCGCCCCCCCGCACAAGTCCGTAGCCGAGGACGTCCCCTTCGCCCGGCGCCTGGAGATTGTTCGCCTGGCGATCGCCGACAACCCCTCCTTCGCCGCCTCGGATCTGGAGGCCCGCCGGGAGGGCAAGAGCTACTCGGTGCAGACCCTGGAGATTCTGCAGCGCGAGAACCCCGGCGACGAGCTCTTCTTCATCATCGGAATGGACTCATTCCGCGACCTCGCCTCCTGGCACCAGTACCCCCGGCTGTTCGACCTTGCCAACCTGGTCGTGGCGATGCGTCCCGGGGCGAGCGACAAAGACCCGCCCTCCTTGCTCCCCGTTGCCATGCAGGGGGAGTTCTGTTATGATTATTCCTCAAAATCGTTACGTCATCGAAGCGGCAGGTCTGTGAAATTCCTGGAGGAAACCCAACTCGACATCTCCTCCACCCACATCCGTCAACTGGTTGCCGTGGGCCGTTCGATTCGCTACCTGGTCCCCGCCGCGGTCGCCGACTTCATCGCCAGCCACGGTCTTTACCGGGGCCGGGAAAGGTCATAG
- the gpmI gene encoding 2,3-bisphosphoglycerate-independent phosphoglycerate mutase, with protein MPRPLTLIILDGWGINPSCTDNAVCQARTPRLEGLFRDYPSTRLGASGLDVGLPEGQMGNSEVGHLNIGAGRVVYQDLTRITKAIIDGDFFDNPALVQAMDKTLATGGKLHLMGLLSDGGVHSHNTHLYALLEMAKSRGISEVCIHAFLDGRDTPPKSGAGYLEELEGELERIGAGRVATITGRYFAMDRDNRWDRVEKAYRALTEGEGIAAASSAEAIQEAYQAGQTDEFVEPRVILSPGSAPGTVDDGDAVIFFNFRSDRAREITRSLTEEGFRGFARAKAPALAAYVCMSEYDETFGLPIAFPSDAYPNILSDVVSRAGLTQLRIAETEKYAHVTFFFNGGNETPAPGEDRVLIPSPQDVSTYDLRPAMSAPKVTDEVVGRVTSGKYDLIVLNYANPDMVGHTGVMNAAIEAMETVDTCVGRVVDAVLEAGGALLITADHGNCEQMVDDEGQPHTAHTTDPVPLILVDPRRRKATVRPGILADIAPTLLELLGLDKPAEMTGDSLLTT; from the coding sequence ATCCCCCGACCCCTGACCCTGATCATCCTCGACGGCTGGGGCATCAACCCGTCCTGTACCGACAATGCCGTCTGCCAGGCCCGCACCCCGCGACTGGAAGGCCTCTTCCGTGACTACCCCTCGACCCGCCTGGGAGCCTCCGGCCTCGATGTCGGGCTGCCCGAGGGGCAGATGGGAAACTCGGAGGTCGGGCATCTCAACATCGGCGCCGGCCGCGTCGTCTACCAGGACCTGACCCGCATCACCAAGGCCATCATCGACGGAGACTTCTTCGACAACCCGGCCCTCGTCCAAGCCATGGACAAGACCCTCGCCACCGGCGGCAAGCTTCACCTCATGGGCCTGCTCTCCGACGGAGGCGTCCATTCCCACAACACCCACCTCTACGCCCTGCTGGAAATGGCCAAGAGCCGCGGCATCTCCGAGGTCTGCATCCACGCCTTTCTCGACGGCCGGGACACTCCCCCAAAGAGCGGGGCCGGCTACCTCGAAGAACTCGAGGGGGAGCTGGAGAGGATCGGTGCGGGGCGGGTGGCGACGATCACCGGACGCTACTTCGCCATGGACCGGGACAACCGCTGGGACCGGGTCGAGAAGGCCTACCGGGCCCTGACCGAGGGCGAGGGCATTGCCGCCGCCTCGAGCGCCGAGGCCATTCAGGAAGCCTACCAGGCGGGACAGACCGACGAGTTCGTCGAGCCGAGGGTCATCCTCTCCCCGGGAAGCGCCCCCGGGACCGTCGATGACGGCGACGCCGTCATCTTCTTCAATTTTCGCTCTGACCGCGCCCGGGAGATCACCCGGAGCCTCACCGAAGAGGGTTTCCGGGGCTTCGCCCGTGCCAAAGCCCCCGCCCTGGCGGCCTACGTCTGCATGTCCGAGTACGACGAGACCTTCGGCCTTCCGATCGCCTTCCCTTCCGATGCCTACCCCAACATCCTCTCCGACGTGGTGTCCCGGGCCGGCCTGACCCAGTTGCGCATCGCCGAGACGGAGAAGTACGCCCACGTCACCTTTTTCTTCAACGGCGGCAACGAAACCCCTGCGCCCGGCGAAGACAGGGTTCTCATCCCCTCGCCTCAGGACGTGTCAACCTACGACCTGAGGCCCGCGATGAGCGCCCCCAAGGTGACCGACGAGGTCGTGGGCCGGGTGACCTCGGGCAAATACGACCTCATTGTCCTCAACTACGCCAATCCCGACATGGTCGGCCACACCGGGGTGATGAACGCCGCAATCGAAGCGATGGAAACGGTGGACACCTGCGTCGGAAGGGTCGTCGATGCGGTTCTGGAGGCCGGGGGCGCCCTGCTCATCACCGCCGACCACGGCAACTGCGAGCAGATGGTGGACGACGAGGGACAGCCCCACACCGCCCATACCACCGACCCGGTGCCGCTGATCCTGGTCGATCCCCGGCGCCGGAAGGCCACAGTGCGGCCGGGCATCCTGGCCGACATCGCTCCCACCCTCCTCGAACTGCTCGGCCTGGACAAGCCCGCGGAGATGACCGGAGACAGCCTGCTGACAACCTGA
- a CDS encoding glutamate-5-semialdehyde dehydrogenase encodes MSIHDEMLLLARQTKEAGRVIANLSTAVKDELLKNMAAALEGNADRIISENEKDLSAARDKGLAPAMIDRLVLDEKRIGGMADGLREVAALPDPVGEVTGMWRRPNGIQVGRMRIPLGVIGIIYESRPNVTADAAGLCLKSGNAVVLRGGSEAIFSNSAIGDILQGELERMGLPKAAVQVVRTTDRKAVLELLKLEEEIDLIIPRGGEGLIRFVSENSRIPVIKHYKGVCHTFVDASAEFAMAERICINAKAQRPGVCNSMETLLVHKDIAETFVPQIVDAMRDEGVEIRGCSITREFAPQVKKATEEDWHAEYLELILAVRVVDGLEEAIDHIQRYGSLHTEVIVTRDYGNAQRFLREVNSSVVMVNASSRFSDGNQFGLGAEIGISTTKLHSFGPMGLEDLTTRKFVVLGEGQIRQ; translated from the coding sequence ATGAGCATTCACGATGAGATGCTGCTGCTGGCCCGCCAGACCAAAGAAGCGGGCCGGGTGATTGCCAACCTTTCCACCGCCGTCAAGGACGAACTGCTCAAGAACATGGCCGCCGCCCTGGAAGGAAACGCGGACCGGATCATCTCCGAAAACGAGAAGGACCTGTCCGCCGCCCGAGACAAGGGATTGGCCCCCGCCATGATCGACCGCCTGGTGCTCGACGAGAAACGGATCGGCGGCATGGCCGACGGCCTGCGCGAAGTGGCCGCCCTGCCCGACCCGGTGGGAGAGGTGACGGGCATGTGGCGCCGCCCCAACGGCATCCAAGTCGGGCGCATGCGCATCCCCCTCGGGGTCATCGGCATCATTTACGAATCCCGCCCCAACGTCACCGCCGACGCCGCAGGCCTCTGCCTCAAAAGCGGCAACGCGGTGGTGCTGCGCGGCGGCTCCGAGGCCATCTTCTCCAACAGCGCCATCGGCGATATCCTGCAGGGCGAGCTCGAGCGCATGGGCCTGCCCAAGGCTGCGGTCCAGGTGGTCAGAACGACTGACCGCAAGGCGGTGCTCGAACTGCTCAAGCTGGAGGAGGAAATCGACCTGATCATCCCCCGCGGCGGCGAAGGGCTGATCCGCTTTGTCAGCGAGAACTCCCGCATCCCGGTCATCAAGCACTACAAGGGGGTCTGCCACACCTTTGTCGATGCCAGCGCCGAGTTCGCCATGGCAGAGAGAATCTGCATCAACGCCAAGGCCCAGCGGCCCGGGGTGTGCAACTCAATGGAAACCCTGCTGGTCCACAAGGACATCGCCGAGACCTTCGTGCCGCAGATCGTCGATGCGATGCGCGACGAGGGCGTGGAGATTCGGGGCTGTTCCATCACCCGGGAGTTCGCCCCCCAGGTCAAGAAGGCCACGGAGGAAGACTGGCACGCCGAGTACCTCGAGCTGATCCTCGCGGTGCGGGTGGTGGACGGGCTGGAAGAGGCCATCGATCACATCCAGCGATACGGCTCCCTGCATACCGAGGTCATCGTCACCCGCGACTACGGCAACGCCCAGCGCTTCCTGCGCGAGGTCAACTCGAGCGTTGTCATGGTCAACGCCTCGTCCCGCTTCTCCGACGGCAACCAGTTCGGCCTCGGTGCGGAAATCGGCATCTCCACCACCAAGCTCCACTCCTTCGGCCCGATGGGCCTCGAGGATCTCACCACCCGCAAGTTCGTGGTCCTGGGAGAGGGACAGATCAGGCAATAG
- the proB gene encoding glutamate 5-kinase — protein MRKSLLSHVKRVVIKVGSGVISDANGLALPMIEAISADICRLLDRGHEVVLVSSGAVAAGKGDLGIQGRPRNIPLKQAAAAIGQSRLMRAYKENFLPRERKVAQILLTRDDLANRRRYLNARNTLMTLLEYGVTPIINENDTVVVDEIRFGDNDNLSALVTNLVEASLLVILSDVDGLYDRDPGTDPGARLIPEVERITEEIETMAGESGSTLGTGGMTTKIKAAKRATLYGVGTVIANGRTPNVLTRLFDGEDLGTYFFPARHPMAAKKHWIAFTKKPRGKIFVDEGAKQALVTGGKSLLPSGIKGVEGGFDRGDAVRLCDLEGNEIAKGVINYALAELLRIMGKRTSEIEEVLGYKYGDEVIHRDNLVLKK, from the coding sequence ATGCGCAAAAGTCTTCTAAGCCATGTCAAGCGGGTGGTCATCAAGGTCGGCAGCGGGGTCATCTCCGACGCCAACGGCCTCGCCCTGCCCATGATCGAGGCGATCTCCGCCGACATCTGCCGACTGCTCGATCGCGGCCATGAGGTCGTCCTCGTCTCCTCCGGGGCCGTGGCGGCCGGCAAGGGAGATCTCGGCATCCAGGGCCGCCCCCGCAACATCCCTCTCAAACAGGCCGCAGCCGCCATCGGCCAGAGCCGACTGATGCGGGCCTACAAGGAGAACTTCCTTCCCCGCGAGCGCAAGGTAGCCCAGATCCTGCTCACCCGGGACGACCTCGCCAACCGCCGCCGCTACCTCAACGCCCGCAACACCCTGATGACCCTCCTGGAATACGGGGTGACTCCGATCATCAACGAAAACGACACGGTGGTGGTGGACGAAATCCGCTTCGGGGACAACGACAACCTCTCTGCGCTCGTGACCAACCTGGTCGAAGCCAGCCTGCTGGTGATCCTCTCCGACGTCGACGGCCTCTACGACCGCGACCCCGGCACGGACCCCGGGGCCCGACTGATCCCCGAGGTGGAGCGCATCACCGAAGAGATCGAGACGATGGCCGGCGAAAGCGGGTCGACGCTGGGCACCGGCGGCATGACCACCAAGATCAAGGCCGCCAAGCGGGCCACCCTCTACGGGGTCGGCACGGTGATCGCCAACGGCCGCACGCCCAACGTCCTGACCCGGCTCTTCGACGGTGAGGACCTGGGAACCTACTTCTTCCCCGCCCGCCACCCTATGGCCGCCAAGAAGCACTGGATCGCCTTCACCAAGAAACCCCGCGGCAAGATCTTCGTCGACGAAGGAGCCAAGCAGGCCCTGGTAACGGGGGGCAAAAGCCTCCTTCCCTCGGGCATCAAGGGGGTCGAAGGCGGCTTCGACCGAGGCGACGCTGTGCGCCTGTGCGACCTCGAGGGGAACGAAATCGCCAAGGGGGTCATCAACTACGCCCTCGCGGAACTGCTGCGCATCATGGGCAAGAGGACCTCGGAGATCGAGGAGGTCCTCGGCTACAAGTATGGCGACGAGGTTATCCACCGGGACAACCTGGTGCTGAAAAAATAG
- a CDS encoding 23S rRNA (pseudouridine(1915)-N(3))-methyltransferase RlmH has protein sequence MKLALLCVGKLSAPYLRKGAEDYSGRIRRYLPFREAELKEEKGGGKKADPRYIRDREGERILEKIPRGAFSVVLDEGGKALRSEELAGLIDRHMVQGTPELVFVIGGAYGLNDAVKKRADLVLSLSAMTFTHQMARLLLLEQIYRGLTILRNEPYHNT, from the coding sequence GTGAAACTGGCCCTGCTCTGCGTTGGCAAACTTTCGGCCCCCTATCTTCGCAAGGGAGCCGAGGACTACTCCGGGCGCATCCGGCGCTACCTTCCCTTTCGGGAAGCGGAGCTCAAGGAGGAGAAGGGGGGCGGGAAAAAAGCCGACCCCCGCTATATCCGCGACCGAGAGGGGGAGCGGATTTTGGAGAAGATCCCCCGGGGCGCCTTTTCGGTGGTCCTCGACGAGGGGGGCAAGGCCCTCCGCTCGGAAGAACTGGCCGGCCTTATCGACCGCCACATGGTGCAGGGGACCCCGGAACTGGTCTTCGTTATCGGCGGCGCCTACGGCTTGAATGATGCGGTGAAGAAGCGGGCCGACCTGGTCCTCTCCCTCTCCGCCATGACTTTTACTCATCAAATGGCCCGCCTGCTCCTGCTGGAGCAGATTTATCGGGGACTGACCATCCTGCGCAACGAACCATACCACAACACCTAG
- a CDS encoding ComF family protein yields the protein MRSAASLLHALRAECSGLLDLLLPPACPLCGRQLQSGGPAAPFCSACQKGIHPLVSPSCPRCALPFTSDAGSDHHCEACIRKPPPFAWVRAAGLYEDSLRRAVQRFKYEGAIYLDRALSHLLAQALQGDRERFCPDLLVPVPLHRSRLRQRTFNQALLLARALGRRWDVPAAADLLERTRPTPAQQGLDARQRRRNLKGAFALRRPLAGRRILLIDDVMTTGATARECSAVLLKGGADAVGVAVLGRARRHLQ from the coding sequence ATGCGATCTGCCGCATCGCTGCTCCACGCCCTCCGTGCGGAATGCTCGGGACTGCTCGACCTCCTTCTGCCCCCCGCCTGCCCCCTGTGCGGAAGACAGCTGCAGTCAGGCGGCCCGGCGGCCCCCTTCTGCTCCGCCTGCCAGAAAGGCATTCACCCTCTCGTCTCTCCCAGCTGCCCCCGCTGCGCCCTGCCCTTCACCTCCGACGCGGGAAGCGACCATCACTGCGAAGCCTGCATTCGCAAGCCCCCTCCCTTCGCCTGGGTCAGGGCCGCGGGCCTCTACGAGGACAGCCTGCGGCGAGCCGTGCAGCGCTTCAAGTACGAGGGGGCAATCTACCTGGACCGTGCCCTCTCCCACCTCCTCGCCCAAGCCCTGCAGGGTGATAGGGAGCGGTTTTGCCCCGACCTGCTGGTGCCGGTCCCCCTCCACCGGAGCCGGCTGCGCCAGCGCACCTTCAACCAGGCGCTCCTTCTGGCCCGGGCCCTGGGCCGCCGCTGGGACGTCCCGGCGGCGGCAGACCTGCTGGAGCGCACCCGCCCCACCCCCGCCCAGCAGGGCCTCGACGCCAGACAGCGGCGGCGCAACCTGAAAGGCGCCTTCGCCCTGCGCCGACCGCTGGCCGGGCGGCGGATCCTGCTTATCGACGACGTCATGACCACCGGGGCCACCGCCCGCGAATGCTCGGCCGTTTTGCTGAAAGGCGGAGCCGACGCGGTGGGGGTCGCGGTGCTGGGACGCGCCCGCCGCCACCTTCAATGA
- the rsfS gene encoding ribosome silencing factor, whose product MQSKKQALLCAAYALEKKALNVRILEVTGISTLTDYLLIASGRSDRQVQAIAESIRLGMKEEHKTSPLAVEGVSEGRWVLLDYGDVMVHIFQEPVREFYDLDGLWSEAPEVPLPEEESPGKAAEAG is encoded by the coding sequence TTGCAGTCAAAGAAACAGGCCCTGCTTTGCGCCGCCTACGCCCTTGAAAAGAAGGCCCTCAACGTCCGCATCCTGGAAGTGACGGGGATCTCGACCCTGACCGACTACCTCCTTATCGCCTCCGGCCGCTCGGACCGTCAGGTGCAGGCCATCGCCGAATCGATCCGACTGGGGATGAAAGAGGAGCACAAGACATCGCCCCTGGCGGTGGAGGGCGTGAGCGAAGGCCGCTGGGTCCTCCTCGACTACGGGGACGTCATGGTCCACATCTTTCAGGAACCTGTGCGAGAATTCTACGACCTCGACGGCCTTTGGAGCGAAGCCCCGGAGGTCCCCCTGCCCGAGGAAGAGTCCCCGGGCAAGGCTGCAGAAGCCGGGTGA
- a CDS encoding PAS domain-containing sensor histidine kinase, whose amino-acid sequence MTPQTDPKARSAALERDNSRLRSVLDAMSDLAYIASNDFRVEYMNRAMIETFGDQVGETCYTALFGCSAPCSWCPLPRVRAGETVREERSLPTPPRTYEIIHSPLRDTGGELHKLAVFRDITERKRSERRLREVNQELDAFTYTVSHDLRTLLTPIIGFAEFLQDEYRDRLDSQVLDILQEIETQGLKMHTLMEDLLVLARLGSLPTPTVPVDTGRIISGVLHDIEEQISETGAEVRTEKLDRVLAPEPLLSQVFTNLIANALKYGAGPGRPVVVGSERCGDATRFFVRDHGPGIPPQERGRIFDLFYRGTTAGANKGTGVGLATVRKIVRLLNGRVWVDETPGGGSTFWMELPCDSPPAHREGRQGSPTSD is encoded by the coding sequence GTGACCCCGCAGACCGACCCGAAGGCAAGGAGTGCCGCACTGGAGAGGGACAACTCCCGCCTGCGTTCGGTTCTCGACGCCATGAGCGACCTCGCCTACATCGCCTCGAACGACTTCCGGGTGGAGTACATGAACCGGGCCATGATCGAGACCTTCGGCGATCAGGTCGGCGAAACCTGCTACACGGCCCTTTTCGGCTGTTCCGCCCCCTGCTCCTGGTGCCCCCTGCCCCGGGTCCGGGCCGGGGAGACGGTCCGCGAGGAGCGCTCCCTTCCCACGCCGCCCCGCACCTACGAGATCATCCACTCGCCCCTCCGGGATACCGGCGGCGAACTCCACAAGCTGGCCGTCTTCAGGGATATCACCGAGCGCAAGCGCTCCGAGAGGCGGCTCCGGGAAGTCAACCAGGAGCTGGACGCCTTTACCTACACCGTCTCCCACGACCTGCGCACCCTGCTCACGCCCATCATCGGCTTCGCCGAGTTTCTCCAAGACGAGTACCGCGACCGGTTGGACAGTCAGGTTCTCGACATCCTGCAGGAGATCGAAACCCAGGGACTGAAAATGCATACCCTGATGGAGGACCTGCTCGTCCTGGCCCGCCTCGGGAGCCTGCCCACCCCCACAGTGCCGGTCGATACCGGGCGGATCATCTCCGGAGTACTGCATGACATCGAGGAGCAGATCAGCGAGACAGGCGCCGAGGTGCGAACGGAGAAACTGGACCGGGTCCTGGCCCCCGAACCCCTTCTGAGCCAGGTCTTTACCAACCTGATCGCCAACGCCCTCAAGTACGGGGCGGGCCCGGGCCGGCCTGTGGTCGTCGGCTCCGAGCGTTGCGGCGACGCCACGCGCTTCTTTGTCAGGGACCACGGCCCCGGAATCCCCCCCCAGGAACGCGGCCGCATCTTCGACCTCTTCTACCGCGGAACCACCGCCGGCGCAAACAAGGGTACGGGAGTCGGGCTGGCCACGGTGCGCAAGATCGTCCGGCTGCTCAACGGCCGGGTCTGGGTGGACGAAACGCCCGGCGGTGGCAGCACATTCTGGATGGAGCTGCCCTGCGACTCTCCCCCTGCTCACCGAGAAGGCCGCCAGGGTTCGCCCACCTCGGACTGA
- the obgE gene encoding GTPase ObgE has protein sequence MKFIDEVKIHIKAGDGGRGCLSFRREKFIPRGGPDGGDGGHGGDVFFQVASGLSTLLDFRYKVHYKAGNGAHGMGKDRHGKSGEALTISVPPGTLVYDAESGELLADLVDPGQRMLLLKGGLGGKGNARFATSTNRAPRHTQPGLPGEERWLRMELKLLADVGLVGLPNAGKSTLISAASAARPKIADYPFTTLVPNLGVVPYGGFKSFVMADIPGLIQGASEGHGLGTRFLKHVERTDLFLHLVDLSEIQPGDPVENFETINRELEQHNPHLLQKPQLVVLTKADITEVRERAGEIRAAFEARGYRTLFISAVTGEGVKELVHAVGDELEKLRERQASPDEDPASP, from the coding sequence ATGAAATTCATCGACGAGGTCAAAATCCACATCAAGGCGGGCGACGGCGGCCGCGGCTGCCTCTCCTTCCGACGCGAGAAGTTCATCCCCCGCGGGGGACCGGACGGGGGCGACGGCGGCCACGGGGGGGACGTCTTCTTTCAGGTCGCCTCCGGCCTCTCCACCCTCCTCGACTTCCGCTACAAGGTTCACTACAAGGCCGGAAACGGCGCCCATGGCATGGGCAAGGACCGCCACGGGAAAAGCGGCGAGGCGCTGACCATCTCCGTCCCTCCCGGCACCTTGGTCTACGATGCCGAGAGCGGAGAGTTGCTCGCCGACCTGGTCGATCCGGGCCAAAGGATGCTGCTGCTGAAAGGCGGGCTCGGGGGCAAGGGCAACGCACGCTTCGCAACCAGCACCAACCGCGCCCCGCGCCACACCCAACCGGGCCTGCCAGGCGAGGAGCGCTGGCTTCGCATGGAGCTTAAGCTGCTGGCCGACGTGGGCCTGGTCGGCCTGCCCAACGCAGGCAAATCGACCCTCATCTCAGCCGCCTCCGCCGCCCGGCCCAAGATCGCCGACTACCCCTTCACCACCCTCGTCCCCAACCTCGGCGTCGTCCCCTACGGCGGCTTCAAGAGCTTCGTCATGGCGGACATCCCGGGCCTGATCCAGGGCGCCAGCGAAGGGCACGGTCTGGGTACGCGATTTCTCAAGCACGTCGAACGCACCGATCTCTTCCTGCACCTGGTCGACCTCTCGGAGATCCAGCCGGGCGACCCGGTGGAGAACTTCGAGACCATCAACCGGGAACTGGAGCAGCACAACCCCCATCTGCTTCAAAAACCCCAGCTGGTGGTCCTGACCAAGGCCGACATCACCGAGGTCCGCGAGCGGGCCGGAGAGATCCGGGCCGCCTTCGAGGCCCGCGGCTACCGTACCCTCTTCATATCCGCCGTCACCGGCGAGGGGGTCAAGGAATTGGTCCACGCCGTCGGAGATGAGCTGGAAAAGCTCCGGGAGAGACAGGCCTCGCCCGACGAGGACCCCGCCTCGCCTTGA
- the rpmA gene encoding 50S ribosomal protein L27 — MAHKKGVGSSRNGRDSAGKRLGVKRFGGQPVTAGSILVRQRGTTIHPGNNVGCGKDYTLYSLIDGVVTFERKGKDKKKVSVYTA, encoded by the coding sequence ATGGCACACAAAAAAGGCGTCGGTAGCTCCCGGAACGGTCGCGACAGCGCCGGCAAACGCCTCGGCGTCAAACGCTTTGGCGGGCAGCCCGTGACCGCCGGCTCCATTTTGGTCCGGCAGCGGGGCACCACCATCCACCCCGGAAACAATGTCGGCTGCGGCAAGGACTACACCCTCTACTCCCTCATCGACGGTGTGGTCACTTTTGAGCGCAAGGGCAAGGACAAAAAGAAGGTCAGCGTCTACACCGCCTGA